GCTGGGGACCGCTGCTGATCGTCGCGCTCTTCACCATCCTGCTGGTGCTGGGCACCAAGCTCTCCGCCACCGTGGGCAACATCTTCACCATCATCAAGATCGCCGTGGTGCTCTTTGTGATCATCGCCGGCCTGTTCTATCTCAAGGCCGAGAACTTCCTGCCGTTCATCCCCGATTCCGTTCCTGCCGCGGACCAGGGCGGCACCGAGGTGCTCAAACAGTCCCTGTTCGCGTTCATGACCGGGGCCGCCCCGTCCCAGTACGGGCTCAGGGGCGTCTTCGCCGGTGCCGCACTGGTGTTCTTCGCCTTCGTCGGCTTCGACGTGGTTGCCACTTCCGCCGAGGAAGTGAAGAACCCGAACAAGACGCTGCCGCGCGGCATCTTCGCCGGCCTGGCAGTCACCACGGTGCTCTACGTCGGCGTCTCGTTGGCACTGACCGGCATGGTCTCCTACAAGGACCTTGCATCGGTGGATAATCCAAATCTGGCCACCGCGTTTACTTTGGTCGGCAACGACGGCGCCGCTTCGGTCATCGCCGTCGGCTCGCTGATTGGCCTGACCACAGTAATCATGGTGCTGCTGATGGGCCTGGCCCGCGTGGTGCTTGCCATGAGCCGCGACGGACTGCTTCCCCGTGCCCTGTCCAAGACCAGCGAGAAGCGCTCCACTCCTGCCCTGCTGCAGATCATCTGCGGCTCGCTGGTGGCCCTTGCCGCCGGCTTCACAAAGGTGGAGGTGCTGGAGGAAATGATTAATATCGGCACGTTGTCCGCCTTCGTCGTCGTGAGCCTGGGCATCATCGTGCTGCGCCGCAAACGCCCGGACCTCAAGCCCGCTTTCCAGGTTCCCTTCGGCATCGTCATCCCGATCATCTCCGCCGTGCTGTGTACCTACCTGATGCTGAATCTGGCGGTGGAGACCTGGATCTACTTCGCGCTCTGGCTCGTCGTCGGCGTGATCATCTACTTCGCCTACGGACGCAGCCACTCCCGGCTGAACGAGAAGTTCGCCCTCCAGATCGAGGCCATGAAGGCCCCCGAGAAGGTCGGCTCGTAATCCCCTGCGGCAACCCCCAAACGGCGGGCCCCGGCCATCATGACCGGTGCCCGCCATTTGGCGTTTGGGGGCCAGGCTCAGCCCTCGGCCGGGACCGGCGGGAACTTGCCAACGCCGACGTCGCCAACCGGGTGGGTCCGGGAACGGAGGATGCCGTTGGCGGCCAGAATGCCGCCGACAGCCATCACCCAAAGACTGGTCGATTCGGGGATTTCTCCGGGAATCAGCATGTGGGCCACGGCTCCGCCAGCGAACAACGCCGGTGAAATCCAGTGGATGCGCCGGACACGGGTGAGTCCAAACAGCAGGAGGACCACCGACCACGGCCCGAGCAGGGCCACGAACAGGACCGGGATGGTCCACGGTCCAGTACCCTCACCGAGCCGTTCGACCAGGAAGCGGTTCATCGCCGGGCCGTCCAGACCGGCTGCCGCCGTCTCCAGTGCCAATATGTGCACCATCGCGAACGAACCGAGCCCGGTGGCCATCGCTGCCGTGAAGAACCAGCCGACCCGGGCGGAAGCACTCGCCCAGAGTAGTGGGGCAACACCCGCCAACCCCACGACAAGCAGGACACTGGCACAGGCATGCAAGAACCCTGCAGCGGCGATGAGCCAGTAATTATCGCCGATCATGCTCACGTCATCGAGTGCGTCCTGCCCTTTGAGCAGCAACGTCTCGGCCGTTGCCAGGGCGATCCAGGCCCCGCCGATGCCCATTGCTGCCAACCGGTCCGCGGGGAATCCGCGTACCTCAGCCATCGATGTGGACCTTCCCTTTTCGCGCATTGTCTTCTCCTCTTGTCTCAGGTGTGCTCCTCCGGCAAGACTAGGGAACCGGTGCCCGCCGTCGCGTCGTCAAACCGGAGCCTGCGCATCATCCTTGGGAAGTGCGCGCCAGCTACCAGCGGACGAGCCTGAGGCATCGGGTGTGGCGCTATCATTGGCCCCATGAGGACGTTGAGCCTTCGCAAGTGGTGCTTCGATGCGGTATTGGCCGCGGTATTCGTCATGATCGGCCAGTTCGAGCTGCGGTTTCTTCCGGAGTCCGGATACCAGGACGGGTCGCTAGCACTCAATACCGTCTTGGCTTTCCTCTGTGCAGCTTCGTTGATCATCCGACGGTGGCGGCCGCTCGCGGCGCTGATGGCGGGCATGAGCCCGCAGGTCGTTGCCTCACTTTTCACAGC
Above is a window of Paeniglutamicibacter cryotolerans DNA encoding:
- a CDS encoding amino acid permease is translated as MSLFRTKPVESFIADADEPGHRLKRSLTAWDLMIMGVAVSVGAGIFSVGARAAAEFSGPAVTVSFLVAAITCAMAIMCYAEFATAIPVAGSAYVFSYATMGEFIAWIIGWNLILELFTAAAVIAKYWGIYLTEVFALVGVELSPTVQLGPVTMSWGPLLIVALFTILLVLGTKLSATVGNIFTIIKIAVVLFVIIAGLFYLKAENFLPFIPDSVPAADQGGTEVLKQSLFAFMTGAAPSQYGLRGVFAGAALVFFAFVGFDVVATSAEEVKNPNKTLPRGIFAGLAVTTVLYVGVSLALTGMVSYKDLASVDNPNLATAFTLVGNDGAASVIAVGSLIGLTTVIMVLLMGLARVVLAMSRDGLLPRALSKTSEKRSTPALLQIICGSLVALAAGFTKVEVLEEMINIGTLSAFVVVSLGIIVLRRKRPDLKPAFQVPFGIVIPIISAVLCTYLMLNLAVETWIYFALWLVVGVIIYFAYGRSHSRLNEKFALQIEAMKAPEKVGS